CGATCACCCGCAGTTTGACGTTCTGGGACGAAGCACCGCGCGTAGACACCACGGTTAGCGATGAGAATGGTCATTTCACCTTTGCGGCAGTGAATATTCGCTCGAAAAAACCGGGGGATATGTTTGTTCAGGAATACACAAAGCAGGAGGTTTTTGCTGAGCAAAATGGCCAGAAATTTAAACTTTGGCTATCAATACTTTACGGCTACAAAGAGCGGCCAGAGTACTCAAGGAAATTGGCAATGCTAGATTGTGACCTAAAGAACAAGGTTGCAAAGTTCGAATTTAAAAACGATCAAGATACTGATCCCGATAGTAATCTTTCAGCAGTTGGAATTTGTCGTTGGAAAGAGGATTTCAAGATTTTCGAGCAATACGACTACACCTACTAATTTAAAGGCCAAGTAAAGGAATACATATATGGCTATGCTACCCCTTACTCCAAAATTAGCTTCAGAGGCAGCTCTCTATGCCTACGTGACACAAACCGCAGCTGCAGACAAAATACATGAAAATGTACCGCTTATCGCAGCTAGAAAATTCGACTTCCAAGGCGGTTTGGTCTCCGGCATCAGTGGCACAGTGATCGATCGTATGTTTGACCGTCGAACAGGTTTTGCTGTGATAGGGCAGGGTAGACCGAACACGCCCTACGATGGCCATCATATTGTGGCTATTCGCGGCACGGCGACATTGAAGGATGCCGTGACTGATGCCCATTGTGGTGTCACTAATGCACCGAACAACCATCCTTGTCATGCTGGCTTTTTCCGAACATTTGATAGCATGGCTGGCACGTTAGAGAAGTACTTTTTAGCTGCGAAAAGAAAGACTGGCGGGTTAAAGGTGCATTGTGTCGGGCATAGCCTAGGAGGCGCATTGGCTAACCTCACGGCCAATATGTTAACGCAACCGCCTTACTCTGCTGAAGTCAATTTATATACGTTTGGCTCACCTCGTGTAGGGGTCGCTGCTTATCCTGGCGCGACGGAGTCTGCCACCAAGAAAATATATCGCAGCACCAATGGCTCGGATCCTGTGGCGTTAGTGCCTGTTTGGCCATTCCGTCATGCTGGCAGTGAGTTGTGCCTTGATGGTGCCTGCCTGATTAACCCGATGGCGCATAAGATGACCCGTTATATCCAAAACGCGGCGGTTTATCAGGACTATGGGCAGATCTCAAATTATGGGGCTGCGTTAGATCCGGCACCGCTTCGCCTCAAGGAGCAAGATAGACATCAGGTGCAATGCTCAGCATTATGGGAAAAGCGGCTATTTCGTGCCCTTCGTACCTATATCATGGACGCAGGTTTATCCCGCCTTCAGGTGGGTTTTTCTGCAGCGTTGACGTTTTACGATGTATTGGCAAAAGAGATGGAAGAGACGGCTAAAGCGTCGGATACATTGGCAGCACAGCAGCGTGGGCTTTTAGCTTGCATGCTCAGTTTTGTTGGCAAGTCTGCGATGGCAGTGGGCGAGCTTACCTACAGATTTATTCGTAGTGTTTTTCAAATGGTACTGGATAAATTGGCTTCGTTGGCTAAAACGGCCCTTGGCATGTTGAGCGATTAGTTTTAATCCAATCCCATAAAAAACACCCGCTTGGTAGCGGGTGTTTTAGTTGCTGGTATAGCCTAGATTTTACTCTAGCAGTCCAATCGCTTTGCCAGTCTGCACAATCGGTTCATAGTCGGCATTGCTGGCTGGGACGAAAGATTGACGTGGGAAGCTTGCCAACAGCTCGGGATCTTTCATGTTCAGTAAGGCGGCTTTCACCTTAGCTTTGAAGCCTTCGCCATAGCGACCATCGACATCACCGCGGATGCTCCATTGATAGTCGGGGTAGGTGGGGGTTTCCCAGATCACGCTGACCTTGTTTGCATCGATTTTGCCTGCGGCCAACTCACTCTCCCACACTTTATAATTTACCGCACCGACTTGGTAAGCGCCTGACTGTACCTGAGCGATGGTGCGACTGTGATCACCGGAGAAGCCGACGCGGCTAAACAGTTGCTCTGGCGACTTTTCGCTGAGCAGACGTAGATAGAACTCAGGCATTAAGCGGCCAGAGGTAGAGCCTTTGGAGCCGAAGGTGAAGGTCTTACCCGCCACGTTGTGTGGAAACTCAGCCGCAGCAGTGAGTTCAGCTTGGTGATGGGCGATAAAGTAGGTTTTGAAGAATTGGTCCTCATAGCCTTGAGCAAGCGCTTCTGAATCAGGTACCAGTGCCCGTGCACGAACGCCAGATAAGCCGCCAAACCAAGCCAGCTGCACTTGATCATTACGAAAAGCAGTCACCGCTGCCGCGTAAGATTTCACCGGAATATAACGTACCTCGACACCGAGTTGTTCACTGAGATAGACGGCAACTTTGTTAAAGCGCTCCTGCAGGCGGCTTTCATCTTCATCGGGTATGGCGGTGAAGGTAAATACAGTGGCAAAGCTGCTACTGGTAGCGAGGAGGGTGGTTAGCGCCAGCAGGGATTTCCAAATGAACTTCATCTTGTTTTTGTCCTTAAAATAGTCGGTGTTGTCGAAAGTTAAAGTGGTTAGGTAAATGATGGCAGCCGCTTGAGGGTGGCTTCATCTCTTAAGTAATCGTTGACGGCTTCCGTATCGCCACGAAACACAATACGGTGCTGCTTTTTGGTCAGCTGATAGTCGTACATGGGATCGTAATACTCAGCGAACAGCGGGGCGATCCAGGCTTTGTGACTTTCAGGTCGCTCTTGGAGGTGGTCATTGAAGCCATGCTCCAACAGAGCCAATAACTCCCGGTAGCGAAGATCACCCAAGCGGCGTTTTAATTTACTCATCGCCAGGCGCAAGCCATCGGCAAAGTGGTTAAAGCCTTCCTCCTCTCCCCATTTTTGCTGAGATGCCGCCAAATTATCGAGAATATAGTCGCGATAGCTAGTCTCAATACGTTGTTCTAACGAGGTTTCTACCAATACTAGCGGTGCTTGTTGCATCTCATTTTGTAGGCATAGTGGCAGAGCACAGCGGCCAATCAGATGGCTTTCATCCTCTAGCACAAGCGGCTGGTAACCGTGCTGATGACGATATTTTAATAGGTCGATCGCTAGGGCATTTTCAAAGCCTATTTGTGCAGGCTGGCCACCGATACGTTTGCCAAAAGCGCTACCTCGATGATTTGCTAAACCTTCCAGATCGATAAAACGTGGTAAGCCGGTGAGCAAGTGAGTTTTAGCACAGCCGGTACGCCCCCCCAGAATGACCAGTGGCACCTTAGGTAATTGCTGCTCTAGCTCGTCGATTAAGAAGCGGCGCATTGCTTTATAGCCGCCGCTAATTCGGGGGTAGGGGGTGCCTGTTTCTGTCAGCCATTGTTGACTGATCCGCGAGCGCAAGCCGCCGCGAAAACAGTAGAGGTAACCCTCTGGATGTTGCTCGGCAAAGCGCTGCCAAGCGGCCACTCGCGCCTCTTTGGTAGCCCCTTTCACCAGTTGGTGGCCGAGCTTTATTGCGGCATCTTGGCCATGCTTTTTGTAGCAGGTGCCCACTTTGGCGCGCTCTTGATCTGTCATTAGGGGCAGATTAACTGCGGTGGGGAAGGCGCCTTTGGCAAACTCCAGTGGTGCACGAGTGTCGATCAGTGGCCTGTCATGGAGAAAAATATCGGTAAAATCGGCACTGTCTTTACGCACGTTTGCTATCCGGTTGTCACAATTGGGCGTCATTATAGCGAGTTAATTACTGAATGAATGTAATTGGTTATTAACAAGCCGCCGGAATGGGATGTTGTTTTTGATCACATTTTTTTAACAATGTGAGGGCGTTTGTTTTTTAATCGTAAATTCAGTGGCATTCTTCTTTGCTTAATTAGCAAAGCGATTAATTAAAGTCACGGCAGAGGAACCCAATGACGTCCAATAGCAAACAAAACCTGATTGGCGCCGCAGTATTGGCATTTGCATTCGTATCTTCGGCGAGCGCGTCGGAATTGACACCTGAGCAGTGTCAGGAGTTTAAGCTGATCGCAGAGGTGTCGTTGACGGAATCACAACAGCAACAGGTGACCGACAGTTGTAAGCAACGCTATAACAGCCAGGATGGGCTAAGCCAGTGCGCTTATGAAGAGGGTGAAGCATTGCGAGTGAAGCTGATGGACGTCGCAACGACAGAGTGTCAGTAATTCCCTATTAGCTCCGGGTAAGTGCGTCTGCGTGGTTTAAGATGTGTACATGGCGAGTGTATTGTCGGTCGTCGTGATACTGTATTTGATAATAAAAACCACACATTGATCGTGCACCTAGTAATTAATGTGTAGCTGTATATGTTGTGGTGACTCCTTTCCAAATAGATCGTTCACTAGGACATTTCAGACAACATGGTAGTTGCAAACAAGGCATTAATAGACAAGTTGCAAACGTATGACGTTCACGTCATCGGCTCAGGCATTGGTGGTCTCTGTGTCGCCTTGTTGTTGGCAAAGGTGTTTGCTAAAAAAGTTTGTCTATTAGAGCAGCACTGGACTGCGGGTGGTCAAACGCATACCTTTGGGCGCAAAGGTGGCCAATATGAATGGGACGTAGGTATCCACTATGTTGGTAACCCTGAAGATGAAAAATTGCCTTCTAGGTTGTTACGTTTTCTGTCAAACGACCGATTGAAGTGGCGAAAGCTTGATCAGGCCTATGATCGTATTCGTTATCAAGATCTCAGTTTTGATTTCATCGCTGGAAAGGCAGAGTTGATCGCCAGCTTGGTGGATAAATTTCCTCACGAAGAAAAAGCGATCAAGGGCTACTTCAAAGATATTCAGAAGGCCAGCCAATGGCTGATCAAAAAAAATATTATAAATATTGTTCCATCGCTAATTGCCTATCCTCTGCGTTGGTTGCGCCATCTCAATAACAAGTTGGGAAGGCAGACCACTGCCGAGTATTTGGCGTGTCACTTTAAAGATAAGGCGCTGCGAAACTTGCTCGCGAGTCAGTGGGGCGATTATGGCTTGCCACCTGAACAGAGTATGTTCGCGATCCATGCGTTGGTGATGAACAGTTATCTTGACGGTGGTTGGTACCCTGAGGGGGGAAGCGGCCAGATTGCCCAGGTGTTACTTGATGAGCTGGAAAAGTGTGACGGCACTTGCCTGACCAATGTGAAGATAGAGAAAATCATTACCGGCAAAGAACAGGGAGCAGCTCAGGTTGTTGCGCTGGATGTCACCATAGATCACCATAAGCCTAACGCGCATTCCTTTACGTTACCTATCAAACAGCTGTTCTCGAGTTCAGGGGCTTACAATACTTATCGTAAACTTTTAGATAAGCCGATATATCCAGATTTAGAAGAGCTCCCTTGGCGCACCAGTCTTATGACGCTGTACTTTTCGCTGAATAGAGACCCCCGTGAGCTGGGCTTTACCAGCAGCAATTATTGGCTATTTGATCAAAAAGCCGATGGGCCATTTTTGACTCAGGAAAGCCGCGGTGTATTTCTTTCATTTCCGACATTAAAGCAGGGCGAGAATAGCAATTTTTGCGGTGAGGTTGTCGCACATATCGACCCCGAACAGTTTAGCCAGTGGCGAGATACTGTTTGGAAAAAGCGCGGTAAGGATTACCGAGCGATGAAAGATGAGTTGATTAGTCAGCTTATCGATACCGTCAGCCAGCATTATCCAGAGTTGAGAGCAGCGATTGACTATAGAGAGTTATCCACACCGCTCAGCTTGGCCTTTTTTACCCAGCATCCTCACGGCAATATGTACGGTGTCCCCTTTATTGCTGGCCGCGATAGCTTTGAATTCTGTCAAGCCAAGACACCCTACAGTAATCTATATTTATGTGGCCAAGATGTGCTCAGTATGGGATTTTTTGGTGCGCTGTCGGGCAGTATGTTTAGTGCTTTGGAAAGTCAGGGAAGTAAAGGCTTTCCCACTATGATGGGGGCAATTAAGGCGTTTGAAAAAGTTAACTAGCTTACCGTTTTAGGCTGCTGTCTATCTATGGCTATTCTATTTGTTAAGTCACTGATTTAGTTGCTTTGGGTGGCGATGGTTGGTTAATTTGATCAGTGGCTTATTTTGCTGGTTTTTATCCGTCTTTAGCTGGTATTGCTCGCCTGCCCCTGCCATGCTTATCGACCTGATTGGCTGCCTATTTAATCATGGCTGAGTTCATAGGAGGAACCATGTACCGCCTCTTCGAAATGCCAGCTTCTGGTAACTGCTATAAAGTGCGCTTAATGATGTCTCATCTGGATATTCCCTATGAGCGGTATTCTATTGACATTATTAGCGGTGAATCGCGAACCCCTGAGTTTTTGAATTTAAACTGCAATGGCAAAGTGCCCGTATTGCAGCTTCCAGATGGCCGTACATTGCCGGAATCAAATGCGATACTGTGGTTCCTGGCAGAGAATACCGCTTACCTGCCGCAGGACTCGTTCGAGCGGGCGCAGGTCTTACAGTGGATGTTCTTCGAACAATACAGTCATGAGCCCTATATCGCGACTAGTCGATTCTGGCGGGTGTTTGCTGATCCGAGTAAACATGAGTCGGAACTGGCGGCGGCTCATCCCAAAGGGGAAAAAGCGCTGCGGGTATTGGAACGCCACCTGAGCACCCGGCGTTTTATGGTGGCAGATAGTTATACCATTGCTGACATTGCGCTCTATGCCTATACCCATGTGGCCGATGAAGGCGGTTTTAATCTGGAGTGCTATCCGGCTATCAGGCGCTGGTTGCAGGAAGTTGCCAGTCAACCCGGTCATGTCACTATCTGTGGATGACCCCTTTGCGGTACTGATAACAAGACTGCTTTTAACCCACTTCAAAACCTAATTCGGCGTAGTTTTCACGTCTAATGACAAAGGATCGATCTGAATGAAAGATGCAACCAAGGCGATACATGCTGGTTATCAAACTGACCCGACGACCAAATCGGTTGCCGTGCCTATTTATCAAACTGTGGCGTATGAATTTGATAACGCTCAGCATGGCGCCGATCTATTTAATCTGGAAGTGCCTGGGAATATCTACACCCGTATTATGAATCCGACCACAGATGTGTTGGAGCAGCGCTGCGCTGCGTTGGAAGGAGGCGTTGCGGCGCTTGCTTTATCAGCCGGTAGTTCAGCTATTCATTATGCGATTATTACCTTGGCCAGTGCTGGCGCGAATATCGTATCGCCGCCACAACTGTACGGTGGCACCTATACCCTGTTTGCTCACATGCTGCCGTCAATGGGAATTGAGGTTAAGTTCGCAGCGGATGATAGCGCTGAGGCGATCGCTGCCTGTATTGATGAGAATACCCGTGCGGTATTCTGCGAGACGATTGGCAACCCCGCAGGCAACATTATTGATCTGGAGGCTGTTGCGAAAGTGGCCCATGACGGCGGTGTACCGTTGGTGGTCGATAACACGGTGGCAACCCCGGTATTGTGTAAACCGATCGAGCATGGTGCCGATATTGTGGTGCATTCATTGACTAAATATATGGGTGGACACGGCACTGCGCTAGGCGGTGTGATTGTAGATGGCGGCACCTTCCCGTGGGCCGACTATGCGGAAAAATACCCTATGCTGACCCAACCGGAGCCGGCTTATCATGGTGTGGTGTATACCGAAGCGTTTGGTCCTGCGGCCTTCGCCGGTCGTGCCCGTACGGTGCCGCTACGTAATACCGGTGCGGCAATATCACCAATGAATGCCTTTTTAATCCTGCAAGGGATAGAAACCTTAGCGTTGCGGATGGAGCGTCATTGCGATAACGCCCTCGCGGTGGCGAGTTATCTGAAACAGCATGAAAAAGTCGAGTGGGTTAGTTTTGCCGGCCTGGAGGAAGACCCTCGTTATCCTTTGGCGCAGAAGTACTTTAATGGTAAACCTTCATCACTGCTCACCTTTGGTATTAAGGGCGGTTTGGAAGCGGGAGTGAAGTTTTACGATGCGCTTGGCTTGTTTAAGCGTTTGGTGAATATTGGTGATGCGAAATCACTGGCGTGCCATCCGGCCAGTACCACTCACCGTCAACTCTCTGATGAGGAGCTGACAGCCGCTGGTGTGACTCCTGAGATGCTCCGTCTATGTGTCGGTATCGAACATATCGATGACATTCTTGCAGACCTAGAGCAGGCCTTGGCCCAAGCCTAACGGGGATCGGTTGCGTTAGCGCAAGCAATGACTGGCCACCGCTTTATCGGTGGCTCTTTTTATCGTATATTCAGACGGTTACTGTAATTCAATATTCACTTATGGAAGAGTCGTTATGAAAGCCCCTGCTATTGTCCTTGCTACTTGTTTATTTGCCTGTTCTACGTCCGCTTTCGCCGAAAGCGAAGGCCCAAGCCTCTCCATTGGTGCTACGGGTGTAAAAACCTATTTCGATGAAAGTTGGGATTTTTGTGTTTTTGATTGCGGCTTCCAAGCGAATCTTGACGATGATACCGATGCCGGTTTTGAGCTGTTTGCTAAGTTTCAATACAGCCCGCTCTGGACCTGGAAAATTGGCTATATGGATCAGGGCGAGTTTAGTTTTAAGGGAGGTTACAGCAATGAATCCGTTACTGGAACAGGTGACGTGAGTATTGCTTATGCGGCGTGGGCACCCCAATGGTTTGTTACCGAGAACTTCTCATTTACCGGAGGATTGGGCTTGGGTATTCAAAATATTGACCTGGATGTCCAAGGTGGTGAGGCCGATATTGATGATGGCACCGTACTTTATAGTACTCTCGGCGCTGAATATCGTCTGACAGAGCAGTTTGCGATGCACGCTGAGGCGGGTTATAGCTTGGGTGATGATATAGATGTTGGTTGGATTGGCCTCGGCGGTAGCTACTTCTTCTAGTCGCACACTAAGACAAGTTAAGTGCTCTCAAACGCTTAACTTGTCTAATGCATAGCCTCAGTCTTATTTATGCGCTCTACTCGCCCCAGTAAATACTAAGCACATCTAAGCTTTGCAATCGCCATGGTTGCGCTGGTTGGCGTATCTAAATTGAATGACTCTTTCCCTAAACATCAGTTGCACAAAGCGCACCATTTAGGTGTCTAGACGTCGCAATGACTGCAATAACGAGGGCGGGTTTGTTGCTTTCTATTATTTGCGGATGAACTGTGTGGTGTTGCGTGGCTTCACAAGCATTGTTGAACGAATTGCAGTTCAACTACTTAGGGACTATATCTACTTTGCATTGGCGTTTTCTTTCGCGGTCAAGCTGCATCATTCCACTAAGGTAAAGCTCATGGCAGAGGCTAGGGCTGAAGTAGAGTAGGGAGTCATTATGGGTACCTTGTGTTGTTCAACACGCATCAACTATCACCCCGTGAATGAGCAGCATCTGCATGCTTTGGTCGCTCTGGACAGTGACCCTGAAGTGATGCGTTACATCAACGGCGGGAATCCGACGCCAGTTCAGCACTATCGTGAGCGGGTGTTACCCCGTTGGCAGGCATTGGCTGAAAGAGCATCGCATCTGGGCTTCTTTGTGATGGAGCATCAGGAGGATGGAAGGATATTGGGCTGGGTACATAATCGACCGTTTGTTGATGCTAAGGGGGATGAGACCGGCGAACTTGAGTTGGGCTACCGGTTGTTTCGTTGTGAATGGGGGCAGGGTTACGCTAAAGAGGCTGCCGCCTGGGTGTTGAACAATAGTAAGCAGCGTAAAGAAGCCAGCAAATTGGTGGCCATTGCTATGCCTGATAACCTCGCATCGATTGCTGTGATGCGTCATGTCGGTATGTCTAAAGAACATAGCTACACCCATGCCACGGGGGTTGAGGTGGTTAAGTACAGTTGTCAGCTCGATTGAGATTTGCACAGACAAACAGATTGGCCTCAATGTTAATAATTTGTAACCCTTTGCCTAGGCGTTAACCTTTTTTCCCTCATATACTCAGTGTCATTATTATCAGTGTGACAAGGTTATGGTCCTTACTTCCAGTTCATTGAAGAACCCCGCCGGTGTTTTAATCATGGTTGCCATGGTGGCTTTGTTAGGGCTATACAGCCTGCATCAGCTGCCAGTACAACTCTTCCCCTCGATTGAGCGTCCGCAGATCTCGGTGATGACCAGTTGGCGCGCGGCCTCGCCGCGGGAGATTGAGTCGGAGATCCTTGAGCCACAAGAAGAGGTGTTGCAGGGGCTGCCGGGTGTTGAAGAGATGTCCGCCTGGGCGAATCGCGGTACCAGCTGGATCAATCTGACATTCGGTTTAGAAACCGATATGCAGAAGACCTTGATTGAGGTGATTGCGCGGATGAACCGCTTGCCATTGATGCCTCGCGACTCTGATCCACCCACCATCATGTTGGGCGGTTGGGGTGGAGACACTCCTGCGTTGACCTACTTCTTCATTCAGGCGTTGCCGGAGAATGAACACCCAGTTAGTGACTACCTGACTTTCTTTGAAGATGTGGTGCGCCCCCGTTTGGAGTCTGTGCCCGGTGTCAGTCGTGCGCGTTTAGAAAGTGGCGGCGGTTCGCCGGAAGAGCTACAGGTTCGTTTCGATCCGTTTCTTGCTGCTGATCTGGGAATCGATCTGAGTGCTATCGGTAGCTTGCTCGGCAGTGGCAATGACATATCCGGCGGTTTTGTCGATGTGGGGCGGCGTCAGTACACCTTGCGCTTTGCTGGGCGTTACCAGCCGGAGCAGTTGGGTGAGTTAATTCTTGAATGGCGTGATGGTCGGCCAGTGTATCTGCGGGACATCGCAGAGATCACGGTGAAACGTGGCGATCGCCAGGGGTTGGCGATCCAGAATGGCAATCCAGCGATATCGGTGCGTATCGATCGCCAAAGTGGCGCAAATGTTTTGGCAACCTTGTCGTTAGTGAAAGCGGAAGTAGAGAAGCTGCGGCAGACGGTATTGGCAGAAAAACAGCTCACCATGGAGCAGTCTTTTGATGCGTCGATTTTCATTCTGCGAGCGATCAACCTGCTCACAGGCAATTTGAGTATTGGCATCTTGCTCGCCATTGGCGTGTTGTGGTGGTTTATGCGCCAGACTCGCGCCACCTTGCTGGTGGCATTGGCGATCCCGATCTCGCTGTTGTCCACCTTTGTGGTACTTAAGCTCACTGGGCGTTCACTGAATGTGATCTCTCTGGCCGGTTTGGCCTTTGCGGTGGGTATGGTGTTGGATGCGGCCATTGTTGTGCTGGAAAATATCGTTCGTCATCGCCAACAAGGCGAGACCGGCTTGCGAGCTGCGGAAGTCGGTGCCACTGAGGTATGGGGGGCGCTGTTGGCGTCCACAGCTACCACGGTGGCCATTTTCATCCCGGTGATTTTCCTTAAGGATGTCGAAGGTCAACTGTTTGCTGATTTGGCGCTGACTATCGCCATCGCAGTGTCCATCTCTTTACTTGTTGCGGTCACTATTTTACCCGCTGCTGCCAGCCGCTGGTTGGTACGTGATGCGATCCCAGATCGGTTGGCAGGTTTATGGCTCCGCATCACCGAGAGAATTATGCGATTAACGGCATCCGCTAAGCGGCGCTGGCTTTTAATTGTCAGCATGATGACAGTGCCGATTGCAGTGACTGTATTGATGTTGCCATCGATCGACTATCTGCCGCCAGTGAAACGGGATGCGGTTGATGCTTGGTTTAATTTCCCCCCAGGTGCATCTATCGATACGTTAGATAAAGAGATCGTGCAGACCATAGTTCAACGCTTAGATCCTTACATGAAGGGCGAGCAGCAACCCGCGTTGAAAAACTACTACATCATCCTCTGGCCCAACGGTGGCACCATGGGCGTCAGGGTGAAAGAGCAAGAGCAAGTCGGAGAGATGGAAACCTTGATGCGGGAGCAGATCTTGGTAGGTCTGCCAGACACCATGGCTTTTGCCCGGCAAGGTAACCTGTTTGGTGGTTTTGGGGGTGGACGCCATATTGCTGTGCACCTGAAATCGCGAGACACCGACGCTCTGCTGCAAGTGGCACGTTTTGGTGTCGAGCGGCTAAATGAAGTGATGCCGGAAGCGAATGTACGCCCAAATCCCGGCTTAGAGATGGCGGAACCAGAACTCCGGGTGGTGCCAAATGACAGACGGATGTTGGAAGTGGGTTGGGATCGCAGCGATCTTGGCAGGCTGATACGGTCGTTTGGTGATGGCCTTTACGTTGGCGAGTACTTTGATGGTGATAAGCGGATGAATATCATCTTCCGCAGTGATCAATGGCAGTCACCTGAGCAGCTTTCCGCCATGCCGTTGGCAACGCCTCAAGGTGGTCAGGTGACCTTGGGCGAACTCGTAGATATTGAGCGTACCGTAGGGCCAAGTCAGGTTCAGCGCATTGATCGCCGCCGTACCATTACGTTAGGTGTAACGCCCCCTGAGGGGATGACGTTGCAGCAAGCGATTGATCTGATAAAAACTGAGGTTGAGCCGCAATTGCAAGCGCGTATGCCTGCCGATGGTGCCATCGGTTATGGTGGAAGTGCAGATAGTTTAAAGAGCGCACTGAGTAACATGGCGGAGAACTTCGTTGTTGCTTTACTGCTGTTGTTTTTGCTCATGGCCGGACTGTTTCGCTCAGCCAAGGACAGCTTGCTGGTGGTGCTATCGATACCGTTAGCGACGGTGGGTGGCGTATTAGCGTTACGTTTATTGCATCTAGTCAGCTTTCAACCGCTGGATCTACTGACCATGATTGGCTTTGTGATCTTACTGGGTTTGGTGGTGAACAACGCGATCCTGTTAGTGCATCAGACCCGCTCCGCAGAGCGCCATGGCGAAGATCGTGCTGAAGCTGTCAGGCAGGCATTGTTGTTGCGGATGCGGCCTATCTTTATGAGTACCTTGACCAGTATTTTCGGCATGTTGCCGCTGGTGCTGATGCCAGGCACTGGCAGTGTTATCTATCGTGGCCTGGCGACGGTCATTGTCGGCGGCATGTCGGTGAGTACGTTATTTACCCTGCTGTTGTTACCGGCATTACTGCGCCTAGGTGAAGGTCAACAGAGGCAAGCCGAAGTCGTGGATATGCCGGAGCGTTTTCCAATGGCCAGTGGCAACAAAGGCAACCGGAGTTAGTGAGATGAGATTTGTGAAGTGGTTTATCAGTGTTGGCCTAGTCTGCCTGTCATCTAGTGCTGTTGCGGAAACGCCACCGGCGTCGGTGTGGGTGGCCACCTCCGTAAGCCAACAGATGCAGGCGCAGCTGTGGTTGCCTGGCACCGTAGCCTCGCGCCATGATGCAGAGATTGCCGCAGAGATCAGTGGCCGTTTGACCTGGATCGCGGAAGTGGGGACGCAGGTTGCAGCCGGAGATGTGTTGGCGCGTATTGATGATAGCTATTTGGCGTTGGAGCTAGCCGCGGCTGAGTCGGCCATCGTGCGTTTGCAGGCGCAACTGACCTTTTTGGATAAGAAACTGGAGCGCTTCACCGAAGTGGCTCGCAGTCAGGGAACATCCCAGAATGAATTGGATGAGTTAACCTCGTCGCGGGACATGGCCGTACAGGAGTTGGTGGAGGCCAATATTAGCCGCGAGCAAATTAAGCATCGACTGGCACGCACGCAGGTGAAAGCCCCTTA
This genomic window from Corallincola holothuriorum contains:
- a CDS encoding carboxypeptidase-like regulatory domain-containing protein, with protein sequence MAVNPTLFTPLRLSFAGVFVLLLFCFSTMVEGDMFGLFKTYDVHLCPEVKGRLTLKGEPVAGVTITRSLTFWDEAPRVDTTVSDENGHFTFAAVNIRSKKPGDMFVQEYTKQEVFAEQNGQKFKLWLSILYGYKERPEYSRKLAMLDCDLKNKVAKFEFKNDQDTDPDSNLSAVGICRWKEDFKIFEQYDYTY
- a CDS encoding lipase family protein, translating into MAMLPLTPKLASEAALYAYVTQTAAADKIHENVPLIAARKFDFQGGLVSGISGTVIDRMFDRRTGFAVIGQGRPNTPYDGHHIVAIRGTATLKDAVTDAHCGVTNAPNNHPCHAGFFRTFDSMAGTLEKYFLAAKRKTGGLKVHCVGHSLGGALANLTANMLTQPPYSAEVNLYTFGSPRVGVAAYPGATESATKKIYRSTNGSDPVALVPVWPFRHAGSELCLDGACLINPMAHKMTRYIQNAAVYQDYGQISNYGAALDPAPLRLKEQDRHQVQCSALWEKRLFRALRTYIMDAGLSRLQVGFSAALTFYDVLAKEMEETAKASDTLAAQQRGLLACMLSFVGKSAMAVGELTYRFIRSVFQMVLDKLASLAKTALGMLSD
- a CDS encoding putative selenate ABC transporter substrate-binding protein encodes the protein MKFIWKSLLALTTLLATSSSFATVFTFTAIPDEDESRLQERFNKVAVYLSEQLGVEVRYIPVKSYAAAVTAFRNDQVQLAWFGGLSGVRARALVPDSEALAQGYEDQFFKTYFIAHHQAELTAAAEFPHNVAGKTFTFGSKGSTSGRLMPEFYLRLLSEKSPEQLFSRVGFSGDHSRTIAQVQSGAYQVGAVNYKVWESELAAGKIDANKVSVIWETPTYPDYQWSIRGDVDGRYGEGFKAKVKAALLNMKDPELLASFPRQSFVPASNADYEPIVQTGKAIGLLE
- the mnmH gene encoding tRNA 2-selenouridine(34) synthase MnmH — protein: MRKDSADFTDIFLHDRPLIDTRAPLEFAKGAFPTAVNLPLMTDQERAKVGTCYKKHGQDAAIKLGHQLVKGATKEARVAAWQRFAEQHPEGYLYCFRGGLRSRISQQWLTETGTPYPRISGGYKAMRRFLIDELEQQLPKVPLVILGGRTGCAKTHLLTGLPRFIDLEGLANHRGSAFGKRIGGQPAQIGFENALAIDLLKYRHQHGYQPLVLEDESHLIGRCALPLCLQNEMQQAPLVLVETSLEQRIETSYRDYILDNLAASQQKWGEEEGFNHFADGLRLAMSKLKRRLGDLRYRELLALLEHGFNDHLQERPESHKAWIAPLFAEYYDPMYDYQLTKKQHRIVFRGDTEAVNDYLRDEATLKRLPSFT
- a CDS encoding phytoene desaturase family protein, with the translated sequence MVVANKALIDKLQTYDVHVIGSGIGGLCVALLLAKVFAKKVCLLEQHWTAGGQTHTFGRKGGQYEWDVGIHYVGNPEDEKLPSRLLRFLSNDRLKWRKLDQAYDRIRYQDLSFDFIAGKAELIASLVDKFPHEEKAIKGYFKDIQKASQWLIKKNIINIVPSLIAYPLRWLRHLNNKLGRQTTAEYLACHFKDKALRNLLASQWGDYGLPPEQSMFAIHALVMNSYLDGGWYPEGGSGQIAQVLLDELEKCDGTCLTNVKIEKIITGKEQGAAQVVALDVTIDHHKPNAHSFTLPIKQLFSSSGAYNTYRKLLDKPIYPDLEELPWRTSLMTLYFSLNRDPRELGFTSSNYWLFDQKADGPFLTQESRGVFLSFPTLKQGENSNFCGEVVAHIDPEQFSQWRDTVWKKRGKDYRAMKDELISQLIDTVSQHYPELRAAIDYRELSTPLSLAFFTQHPHGNMYGVPFIAGRDSFEFCQAKTPYSNLYLCGQDVLSMGFFGALSGSMFSALESQGSKGFPTMMGAIKAFEKVN
- a CDS encoding glutathione S-transferase family protein, with translation MYRLFEMPASGNCYKVRLMMSHLDIPYERYSIDIISGESRTPEFLNLNCNGKVPVLQLPDGRTLPESNAILWFLAENTAYLPQDSFERAQVLQWMFFEQYSHEPYIATSRFWRVFADPSKHESELAAAHPKGEKALRVLERHLSTRRFMVADSYTIADIALYAYTHVADEGGFNLECYPAIRRWLQEVASQPGHVTICG